The proteins below come from a single Triticum aestivum cultivar Chinese Spring chromosome 5D, IWGSC CS RefSeq v2.1, whole genome shotgun sequence genomic window:
- the LOC123124540 gene encoding homeobox protein Hox-A4 → MADCYAPADMDELHRRWLPREIFADIGIADAAPPSAAAVEDVAVHLTGILGSKEGLPRPRPPPPPPAPAPHHRHHASQVSGLGGTAPVVYGGGSNGGGVPAPWPVLPYSPPQWQVPTNFANGGGSARFLGPRHAPPRPSHGPPPAKRRLGGTGGTGVFLPRAQGYQYQHKAATKPPAKGRNPPKELLQGQYQPVQQQQQQQRADQEEAAETTQKQKASAALLALPQEWTY, encoded by the exons ATGGCCGACTGCTACGCGCCGGCGGACATGGACGAGCTCCACAGGCGGTGGCTGCCGCGGGAGATTTTTGCCGATATTGGcatcgccgacgccgccccgccatccgccgccgccgtcgaggacGTCGCGGTGCACCTCACCGGCATCCTCGGCAGCAAGGAGGGACttccgcgcccgcgcccgcctccgcctccgccggcaCCGGCCCCTCACCACCGCCACCACGCGTCGCAG GTCTCGGGGCTGGGAGGGACGGCTCCTGTGGTGTACGGCGGCGGGAGTAATGGTGGCGGCGTGCCGGCGCCGTGGCCGGTCTTGCCCTACTCGCCGCCCCAGTGGCAG GTCCCGACCAATTTCGCCAACGGCGGCGGCAGCGCCCGTTTcctgggcccaaggcatgctcCGCCACGGCCCTCCCACGGCCCTCCGCCGGCCAAGCGGCGTCTCGGCGGCACCGGTGGCACCGGCGTGTTCCTGCCGCGCGCCCAGGGGTACCAGTACCAGCACAAGGCTGCGACCAAACCTCCGGCCAAAG GCAGGAATCCACCAAAGGAGTTACTTCAGGGGCAGTACCAGccagtgcagcagcagcagcagcagcaacgcgcAGACCAAGAGGAGGCAGCGGAGACGACGCAGAAGCAAAAGGCTAGCGCAGCGTTGCTAGCGCTGCCCCAGGAGTGGACTTACTGA